From one Acidibrevibacterium fodinaquatile genomic stretch:
- a CDS encoding strawberry notch family protein, with protein sequence MTTNPASTAVSAAAPLPVAPPAPAVADALAHAARSILPHLERGQRVDAPTLRGSMVSAFGGSDADGAWDWKTAYDACEAATILFLRKFGPAMLARAASPAAMLPMLAKIAGLLPTHTRRSEESQALQQFSTPIALGLAASAAAAITPADLVLEPSAGTGLLAILAELAGGALVLNELAETRAGLLDHLFPAVAVTRHDAAQIHDHLDASVVPSVVLMNPPFSALANVDRRMADAALRHIASALARLAEGGRLVAITGANCAPDNPVWADAFVRLQERGRIVFSAAIDGSVYAKHGTTIDTRLTVIDRLPAPDPTVFPALHSCAPDAATLLGWIAKFVPARLPLATPVVTRATVRSAAARPQRVAPRPSSVPATTPEPEAVELSYETVDWMPVEGGHITEALYEGYGLQSIRIPGSQAHPTKLVQSAAMASVAPPKPSYRPHLPANVVTDGMLSDAQLESVITAGEAHCGHLAGSWTVDETFDIVSAAPDDAENAVRFRRGWFLGDGTGAGKGRQVAGILLDNWLKGRRRAVWVSKSDKLIEDAQRDWSALGQERLLVTPLSRFRQGTPIRLEQGVLFTTYATLRTDARDEKVSRVRQIVEWLGSDFDGVIIFDESHAMQNAAGGKGERGDQAASQQGRAGLRLQHALPNARVVYVSATGATTVHNLAYAQRLGLWGGEDFPFATRAEFVEAIEAGGVAAMEVLARDMKALGLYAARSLSYEGVEYELVEHRLTDEQIRIYDAYAGAFGVIHNNLDAALEATNVTGETGMLNAQAKSAARSAFESAKQRFFNHLITAMKTPSLIAAVERDLTAGHAAVIQIVSTGEALMERRLAEIPTEEWGDVQVDITPREYVLDYLAHSFPTQLYEPFTDSEGNLSSRPVYRDGQPVQCREAVARRDRLIEKLASLPPVHGALDQIVQRFGTEMVAEVTGRSRRIIRRCGSDGVDRLAVENRAGSANLAETQAFMDDAKRILVFSDAGGTGRSYHAELSAKNRRLRVHYLLEAGWKADAAIQGLGRTNRTNQAQPPLFRPIATNVKAEKRFLSTIARRLDTLGAITKGQRQTGGQGLFRPEDNLESHYARDALRQLYVLLVMGKVDGCSLGAFEDATGLKLTDSNGIRDELPPITTFLNRLLALTIDLQNILFTAFEQLLTARIEGAIASGTYDVGLETLTAESFVVTGRQTIYTHPGTSAETRLLTITQRERNRPVTLDEALGRLSDPRAMLLVNSQSGRAAVQVPAPSLMLDDGEVERRVRLIRPMEHPAMPLATMPQTHWREADRESFARAWTAELAGVPEFTDSEVHIVAGLLLPIWKRLPNESSRVYRLQTDTGERIVGRKVSPAWVASALETSPSNLSADDAFTALVDGRTILDLAEGLQLRRVRVMGANRIELTGFTDAMRDRLRAYGLFHEIISWKLRMFVPTDAAGPAILAKVLERYPLARVAERAAA encoded by the coding sequence ATGACGACGAATCCCGCTTCCACGGCCGTTTCTGCGGCCGCGCCGCTCCCTGTCGCGCCGCCCGCTCCAGCGGTAGCCGACGCGCTGGCTCATGCCGCACGGAGCATCCTTCCCCACCTTGAGCGCGGCCAGCGTGTCGATGCACCGACGCTCCGGGGATCGATGGTCTCCGCCTTCGGCGGTTCCGACGCCGATGGCGCCTGGGACTGGAAGACCGCCTACGACGCCTGCGAAGCGGCGACTATCCTGTTCCTGCGCAAATTCGGCCCAGCCATGCTTGCACGGGCAGCCTCTCCCGCCGCCATGCTGCCGATGCTGGCCAAGATCGCGGGCCTTCTCCCCACCCACACGCGCCGCTCCGAGGAGAGCCAGGCGCTTCAGCAGTTCTCGACGCCGATTGCCCTCGGCTTGGCGGCCAGCGCCGCCGCGGCGATCACACCCGCCGATCTCGTGCTGGAGCCTTCGGCGGGCACCGGGCTGCTCGCCATCCTCGCCGAACTCGCCGGCGGGGCGCTTGTTCTCAATGAGCTGGCCGAGACGCGCGCCGGGCTGCTGGATCATCTGTTCCCCGCCGTCGCCGTCACCCGTCACGACGCCGCGCAAATCCACGATCATCTCGACGCCAGCGTCGTTCCAAGCGTCGTGCTCATGAACCCGCCGTTCTCCGCGCTCGCGAACGTCGATCGCCGCATGGCCGACGCCGCCCTGCGCCACATTGCCTCGGCGCTCGCACGTCTCGCCGAGGGCGGCCGATTGGTCGCGATCACCGGGGCGAACTGCGCGCCCGACAATCCGGTGTGGGCCGACGCCTTCGTCCGGTTGCAGGAACGCGGGCGCATCGTGTTCTCGGCCGCCATCGATGGATCGGTCTATGCCAAGCATGGCACGACCATCGACACGCGCCTGACCGTGATCGACCGTCTGCCCGCGCCCGATCCGACAGTGTTTCCGGCTTTGCACAGTTGCGCACCCGATGCCGCGACCTTGCTTGGCTGGATCGCCAAATTCGTTCCAGCCAGGCTCCCGCTCGCCACCCCGGTCGTCACCCGGGCGACGGTTCGTTCCGCAGCCGCACGGCCGCAGCGCGTTGCGCCGCGCCCTTCCTCCGTCCCGGCCACGACGCCCGAGCCAGAGGCGGTTGAGCTGTCCTATGAGACCGTCGACTGGATGCCGGTCGAGGGTGGCCACATCACCGAGGCGCTTTATGAAGGATACGGATTGCAGTCGATCCGTATTCCCGGCTCTCAGGCTCATCCCACCAAGCTGGTGCAATCGGCGGCGATGGCGTCGGTGGCACCGCCCAAGCCAAGCTATCGGCCGCACCTGCCCGCCAATGTCGTCACGGACGGCATGCTGTCCGACGCCCAGCTCGAAAGCGTGATCACCGCCGGCGAGGCCCATTGCGGCCACCTCGCCGGATCGTGGACGGTGGACGAGACCTTCGACATCGTGTCGGCCGCGCCCGATGACGCTGAAAACGCCGTCCGCTTCCGCCGCGGCTGGTTTCTCGGCGACGGCACCGGCGCCGGAAAGGGCCGACAAGTCGCCGGCATCCTGCTCGACAACTGGCTGAAGGGTCGCCGCCGCGCGGTCTGGGTGTCGAAATCCGACAAGCTGATCGAGGACGCCCAGCGCGATTGGTCGGCGCTCGGCCAGGAGCGGCTGCTGGTGACTCCGCTGTCGCGCTTCCGTCAGGGAACGCCGATCCGTTTGGAGCAAGGCGTCCTATTCACCACCTATGCCACGCTACGCACCGACGCGCGCGACGAGAAGGTTTCGCGGGTCCGGCAGATCGTCGAATGGTTGGGCTCCGATTTCGATGGGGTGATCATTTTCGACGAGAGCCATGCCATGCAGAACGCGGCCGGCGGCAAGGGAGAACGCGGCGACCAGGCCGCCTCGCAGCAGGGACGTGCGGGACTCCGGCTTCAGCACGCGCTGCCGAACGCGCGCGTCGTCTATGTCTCGGCGACCGGCGCGACCACCGTCCACAATCTCGCCTATGCCCAGCGGCTCGGCCTCTGGGGCGGCGAGGATTTTCCCTTCGCCACGCGGGCAGAGTTCGTCGAGGCGATCGAGGCCGGCGGTGTCGCGGCCATGGAGGTCCTGGCGCGCGACATGAAGGCGCTCGGCCTCTATGCGGCCCGTTCACTCAGCTACGAGGGCGTCGAATATGAGCTGGTCGAGCATCGGCTCACCGACGAGCAGATCCGCATTTACGACGCTTATGCCGGGGCGTTCGGCGTCATCCACAACAATCTCGACGCCGCGCTGGAGGCGACCAACGTCACCGGCGAAACGGGCATGCTGAACGCGCAGGCCAAATCCGCCGCGCGGTCGGCTTTCGAGAGCGCCAAGCAGCGTTTCTTCAATCATCTGATCACGGCGATGAAGACGCCTTCGCTGATCGCCGCGGTCGAGCGCGATCTGACGGCCGGCCATGCCGCCGTCATCCAGATTGTCTCGACCGGCGAGGCGCTGATGGAGCGCCGCCTTGCCGAGATTCCGACCGAGGAATGGGGCGATGTTCAGGTCGACATCACTCCACGCGAGTACGTGCTGGATTATTTGGCGCACAGCTTCCCGACCCAGCTCTACGAGCCCTTCACCGACAGCGAGGGCAATCTCTCCTCGCGCCCGGTCTATCGCGATGGTCAGCCCGTGCAGTGCCGCGAGGCCGTCGCCCGCCGTGATCGCCTGATCGAGAAGCTGGCGTCGCTGCCGCCGGTCCATGGCGCGCTCGACCAGATCGTTCAGCGCTTCGGCACGGAGATGGTCGCCGAGGTGACGGGCCGCTCGCGCCGGATCATCCGCAGATGCGGATCGGACGGCGTCGATCGCCTCGCCGTCGAGAACCGAGCTGGTTCGGCCAATCTCGCCGAAACGCAGGCCTTCATGGACGACGCCAAGCGCATCCTCGTCTTCTCGGACGCTGGCGGCACCGGACGGTCCTATCATGCCGAACTTTCGGCGAAGAACCGCCGCCTGCGCGTCCACTATCTGCTGGAGGCCGGATGGAAGGCGGACGCCGCCATCCAAGGCCTGGGGCGGACCAACCGCACCAACCAGGCGCAGCCGCCGCTATTTAGGCCGATCGCGACGAACGTGAAGGCCGAGAAGCGCTTCCTCTCGACGATCGCCCGCCGGCTCGACACCTTGGGCGCCATCACCAAGGGGCAGCGCCAGACCGGTGGCCAGGGCCTATTCAGGCCCGAAGACAATCTGGAGAGCCACTACGCCCGCGACGCGTTGCGCCAGCTCTATGTCCTGCTGGTCATGGGCAAGGTCGATGGGTGTTCGCTGGGCGCGTTCGAAGATGCAACCGGGCTGAAGCTGACCGACAGCAATGGCATCCGGGACGAGCTGCCGCCGATCACCACCTTCCTCAATCGGCTGCTGGCGCTGACCATCGACCTGCAGAATATCCTGTTCACGGCGTTCGAGCAGCTCCTGACCGCCCGTATCGAGGGCGCGATCGCATCGGGAACCTACGATGTCGGGTTGGAGACGTTGACGGCGGAGAGCTTCGTCGTCACCGGTCGGCAGACAATCTACACCCACCCCGGCACCTCGGCGGAAACCCGCCTGCTGACGATCACGCAGCGCGAGCGCAACCGACCGGTCACGCTCGACGAGGCGCTGGGGCGGCTCTCCGATCCCCGCGCCATGTTGCTGGTCAACAGCCAGTCGGGCCGGGCTGCCGTTCAGGTTCCGGCGCCGAGTCTGATGCTCGACGATGGCGAGGTCGAACGCCGCGTGCGGCTCATCCGGCCGATGGAGCATCCCGCCATGCCGCTTGCGACGATGCCCCAAACGCATTGGCGGGAAGCCGACCGCGAAAGCTTCGCCCGTGCCTGGACGGCCGAACTCGCCGGTGTGCCGGAATTCACCGACAGCGAGGTCCATATCGTCGCCGGTCTCCTGTTGCCGATCTGGAAGCGTCTGCCGAACGAGTCGAGCCGGGTTTATCGGCTCCAAACCGATACCGGGGAACGCATCGTCGGTCGCAAGGTGTCCCCGGCATGGGTGGCCAGTGCGCTTGAAACCAGCCCATCGAACCTGTCGGCCGATGACGCCTTCACGGCGCTGGTGGATGGCAGGACCATCCTCGATCTTGCCGAAGGGCTTCAGCTTCGCCGCGTCCGCGTCATGGGCGCCAACCGCATCGAACTGACCGGCTTCACCGACGCCATGCGTGACCGGCTGCGAGCGTACGGCCTGTTCCATGAGATCATCTCGTGGAAGCTCAGGATGTTCGTCCCGACCGACGCCGCCGGCCCGGCGATCCTGGCAAAGGTGCTGGAACGCTATCCGCTCGCGCGCGTCGCCGAGCGGGCGGCGGCGTGA
- a CDS encoding DUF7146 domain-containing protein: MALNAADLAHRLARDAEAVCRHYLSNGRREGRYWLVGDVRNTPGRSLFVRLKGPESGKCAAGKWTDAATGDHGDLLDVIRESCGLADFRDVANEARHFLSLPRSEPEPDHARQPSSVPAGSPESARRLFAMAQPISGTIVEGYLRKRGITALHGTASLRFHPRCYYRPDAWSPTETWPAMIAAVTGLDGKISGAHRTWLDPSGRGKAAIDTPRRAMGNLLGNAVRFDLARDVLAAGEGIETMLSLRCVMPTMPMVAALSAAHLAAILFPATLRRLYIARDDDPAGDGAMASLIDRANEAGIEAMALSPRLGDFNEDLRTLGIDALRAALRVQIAPEDVARFMELVP, translated from the coding sequence ATGGCGCTCAATGCCGCCGACCTGGCGCACCGGCTCGCGCGCGATGCCGAGGCGGTGTGCCGCCATTATCTCTCCAACGGCCGCCGCGAGGGCCGCTATTGGCTGGTCGGCGACGTGAGGAATACGCCCGGCCGCTCCCTGTTCGTCCGGCTGAAAGGACCAGAATCCGGCAAGTGCGCGGCCGGCAAATGGACCGACGCGGCGACCGGCGATCACGGCGACCTCCTCGATGTCATCCGGGAGAGCTGCGGACTTGCCGATTTCCGCGACGTCGCCAACGAGGCCCGGCACTTTCTCAGCCTGCCGAGATCGGAGCCGGAACCAGATCATGCGCGGCAACCGTCGTCCGTACCGGCAGGATCGCCGGAATCAGCACGCCGCCTCTTCGCCATGGCACAGCCGATTTCGGGCACAATCGTCGAAGGGTATTTGCGCAAACGCGGCATTACCGCTTTGCACGGAACCGCAAGCCTCCGCTTCCACCCACGCTGCTACTACCGTCCCGATGCATGGTCTCCGACCGAGACCTGGCCGGCGATGATCGCTGCCGTCACCGGCCTCGACGGCAAGATCAGCGGGGCGCATCGCACTTGGCTCGACCCATCAGGGCGGGGCAAGGCGGCGATCGACACGCCGCGAAGGGCGATGGGCAACCTCCTGGGCAACGCCGTCCGTTTCGATTTGGCGCGCGATGTCCTGGCGGCTGGCGAAGGCATCGAGACCATGCTCTCGCTGCGATGCGTCATGCCCACCATGCCGATGGTGGCCGCACTCTCGGCCGCGCACCTCGCCGCCATCCTGTTCCCAGCGACACTGCGCCGGCTCTATATCGCCCGCGACGACGATCCGGCCGGGGACGGCGCCATGGCGAGCCTGATCGACCGCGCGAACGAGGCCGGGATCGAGGCGATGGCCTTGTCGCCACGACTGGGCGACTTCAACGAGGATCTCCGCACGCTCGGCATCGATGCGCTACGGGCGGCTTTGCGGGTGCAGATCGCTCCCGAAGACGTCGCGCGTTTCATGGAATTGGTGCCATGA
- a CDS encoding DUF2493 domain-containing protein — protein sequence MTTEHDDTSYEPPHSSSPTDHVLAELQLYGYRPFQDEPDPRPLPDGNAVAGAAADIFDALVVTLADTRLEPDLEDLLWSTVNLFHRAVSRIERELDDNEQAQKRSQKEQDGSEIRSVELERLTAEGQTLIERRNSMEFFRDQAADQFERHTNSAWRPRSGSKVNHRNLTSAMIDSRDFLAARRRASNEVLLPAGPKIAFTGGLDFNDHRLIWDKLDRVHAKHPDMVLLHGGSPKGAELIAAKWADHRKVPQIAFKPDWTKHAKAAPFKRNDQMLDVLPIGVMVFPGTGIQDNLADKAKKFGIPVWKFGSGGV from the coding sequence ATGACGACCGAACACGACGACACCAGCTACGAGCCGCCGCACAGCTCATCCCCGACCGATCACGTCCTCGCCGAACTCCAACTCTACGGCTATCGCCCCTTCCAGGACGAACCCGACCCGAGACCACTCCCCGATGGCAATGCCGTCGCCGGCGCCGCGGCCGACATCTTCGACGCCCTCGTCGTCACCCTGGCGGACACCCGCCTCGAACCCGACCTCGAAGACCTGCTCTGGTCGACCGTCAATCTCTTCCACCGCGCCGTCAGCCGGATCGAGCGCGAGCTGGACGACAATGAGCAGGCGCAGAAGCGTAGCCAGAAGGAGCAGGACGGCTCCGAAATCCGCTCGGTCGAACTGGAGCGTCTCACCGCCGAGGGGCAGACGTTGATCGAACGCCGGAACAGCATGGAGTTCTTCCGCGACCAGGCCGCCGACCAGTTTGAGCGCCACACAAATTCGGCCTGGCGCCCGCGATCAGGATCGAAGGTCAACCACCGCAACCTGACCTCGGCCATGATCGACAGCCGCGACTTCCTCGCCGCCAGGCGCAGGGCCTCCAACGAGGTGCTATTGCCCGCCGGCCCGAAGATCGCCTTCACTGGTGGGCTCGACTTCAACGATCATCGCCTGATCTGGGACAAGCTCGACCGCGTCCACGCCAAGCATCCCGACATGGTGCTGCTGCACGGCGGATCACCGAAGGGTGCCGAACTTATCGCAGCCAAATGGGCCGACCATCGCAAGGTCCCGCAGATCGCCTTCAAGCCCGACTGGACCAAGCATGCCAAGGCCGCGCCGTTCAAACGCAACGACCAGATGCTTGACGTCCTGCCGATCGGGGTCATGGTGTTCCCCGGCACCGGCATTCAGGACAACCTCGCTGACAAGGCCAAGAAGTTCGGCATTCCGGTCTGGAAGTTCGGCAGCGGCGGCGTGTGA
- a CDS encoding plasmid pRiA4b ORF-3 family protein, whose protein sequence is MTPISFAGPFISMLTEPNAVQIRVSLDDIAPEVWRRLIVPLQWNLEQFHLVIQAAFNWWNYHLHEFRIGGLRYGDIALLEEGSVEGDSRAFDQREVRFRDFEGPGTAFAYIYDFGDNWRHTVEIEKLLALDASPKQASCIDGARARPPEDVGGIPGYEQFLAVIADPKDPEHAETKSWCGGHFDPEWFDLATANKDVRNALKPNVRRRLHQPKPKRPKSSS, encoded by the coding sequence TTGACGCCGATCAGCTTCGCAGGTCCATTTATCTCCATGCTCACCGAACCCAACGCCGTCCAGATCCGCGTTTCGCTCGACGATATCGCGCCCGAGGTCTGGCGCCGTCTCATCGTGCCGCTGCAATGGAACCTCGAACAGTTCCATCTGGTGATCCAGGCGGCCTTCAACTGGTGGAATTATCATCTCCACGAGTTCCGCATTGGCGGTTTGCGATACGGCGATATCGCGCTCCTCGAGGAAGGCTCAGTCGAGGGCGATTCACGGGCTTTCGATCAGCGCGAGGTCCGTTTCCGCGACTTCGAGGGGCCGGGGACGGCATTCGCCTACATCTACGACTTCGGCGACAATTGGCGTCACACGGTCGAGATCGAGAAACTCCTCGCTCTCGACGCCTCGCCAAAACAGGCAAGCTGCATCGACGGCGCACGAGCCAGGCCGCCCGAGGACGTCGGCGGCATCCCCGGCTACGAACAGTTCCTCGCCGTCATCGCCGATCCGAAAGACCCCGAACACGCCGAAACCAAGAGCTGGTGTGGTGGACACTTCGATCCCGAATGGTTCGATCTGGCCACTGCCAACAAGGACGTTCGAAATGCTCTCAAACCAAATGTCCGCCGACGTCTCCACCAGCCCAAGCCAAAGCGCCCGAAATCGTCGTCGTAA
- a CDS encoding metal/formaldehyde-sensitive transcriptional repressor: MAVMTHTVREKQKLLARVRRIRGQVEAVERALEAESGCEEVMHLLASTRAAMAGLMAEVVEDHVLTHLVDAEKHPGALNGEAAEALLSVVRTYLK; this comes from the coding sequence ATGGCCGTCATGACTCATACCGTTCGCGAAAAGCAGAAGCTGCTGGCAAGGGTGCGCCGTATCCGGGGCCAGGTTGAAGCCGTCGAGCGCGCCCTCGAAGCGGAGTCCGGTTGCGAAGAGGTCATGCACTTGCTGGCCAGCACGCGGGCCGCGATGGCCGGGCTGATGGCGGAGGTCGTCGAGGATCACGTCCTTACCCACCTGGTCGATGCCGAGAAGCATCCGGGCGCCCTGAACGGCGAAGCCGCGGAGGCATTGCTCTCAGTCGTCCGCACCTACCTCAAGTAA
- the dmeF gene encoding CDF family Co(II)/Ni(II) efflux transporter DmeF gives MADMQTAPVGHSHVFLGESHEKSERRTWAVIWLCGAMMALEIIGGLLFGSIALVADGLHMSTHAGALALAALAYTYSRSHANDSRYTFGTGKLGDLAGFTSAIILATIAILIGYESIARLFAPVPIHFAEAIPIACLGLAVNVASVWLLSGGGHHHGHNHGHGHGHADEANHGHDEEHRIPMPDGTLVLSVFEENHPPVFRLQAEGGAAPAAPAVIIETVRPDGVRQSFVMEDRGSYLQSVQDIPEPHAFTANVHLDGRSHPVIFQEHGHGHEAHGASHRDNNMRAAIIHVMADAAVSVLVIVGLLLARTFGWVWMDPLAGIIGACVIASWSCGLIRDTGAILLDMNPDKRVSEGVRQAVEQDGDRLTDLHVWRLGPGHLGAIVSVATGGRRDAQFYRQKLARFPTLSHLTVEVHRAA, from the coding sequence ATGGCCGACATGCAGACGGCGCCCGTCGGACACAGCCACGTCTTCCTCGGTGAAAGCCACGAGAAGTCGGAGCGGCGGACCTGGGCCGTGATCTGGCTGTGCGGTGCGATGATGGCGTTGGAGATCATCGGCGGCTTGCTCTTCGGCTCGATCGCGCTGGTCGCGGATGGCCTGCACATGAGCACGCATGCTGGCGCGCTGGCGCTGGCGGCCTTAGCTTACACCTACTCCCGCAGTCACGCGAACGACTCCCGCTACACCTTCGGAACCGGGAAGCTCGGCGATCTCGCCGGATTCACCAGTGCAATCATCTTGGCGACGATCGCGATCCTCATCGGCTACGAGTCCATCGCTCGCCTCTTCGCACCTGTGCCCATCCACTTCGCCGAGGCAATCCCCATCGCGTGCCTCGGACTGGCAGTCAACGTGGCTTCGGTGTGGCTCCTGTCCGGTGGTGGACACCATCATGGCCACAACCATGGGCATGGCCACGGTCATGCTGACGAGGCCAACCACGGCCACGACGAGGAGCACCGCATTCCCATGCCCGACGGAACGCTGGTGCTGAGTGTCTTCGAGGAAAACCACCCGCCTGTCTTTCGCCTTCAGGCCGAAGGAGGGGCCGCACCGGCCGCGCCAGCCGTCATTATCGAAACGGTCCGCCCCGACGGTGTGCGCCAGTCCTTCGTGATGGAAGACCGTGGCAGCTACCTGCAAAGCGTTCAGGACATTCCGGAGCCGCATGCCTTCACAGCGAACGTGCACCTGGACGGCCGCAGCCATCCAGTCATCTTCCAGGAGCACGGCCATGGTCACGAGGCGCATGGAGCCTCGCACCGGGACAACAACATGCGTGCTGCCATCATCCATGTCATGGCGGATGCCGCGGTGTCGGTGCTCGTCATCGTCGGGTTGCTGCTGGCTCGGACGTTTGGCTGGGTCTGGATGGACCCGCTGGCGGGCATCATCGGCGCGTGCGTCATCGCCTCGTGGTCCTGCGGCCTGATCAGAGATACAGGGGCCATCCTGCTCGACATGAACCCCGACAAACGTGTCAGCGAGGGCGTCCGTCAAGCCGTCGAGCAAGACGGCGATCGACTGACCGACCTCCATGTCTGGCGGCTCGGCCCGGGACACCTCGGGGCCATCGTCTCCGTCGCAACTGGCGGGCGGCGGGACGCCCAGTTCTACCGGCAGAAGCTGGCCCGGTTTCCAACCCTCTCCCACTTGACTGTTGAGGTTCACCGAGCCGCTTGA
- a CDS encoding MerR family transcriptional regulator, which yields MGSFSIGDLARATATKVETVRYYERTGLLPSPPRTGGNYRAYGPDHLARLSFIRRARDLGFPIEQVRALLDLADQRDRPCEAVDVIAREHLAEVDRKLADLAALRRELDSMIGQCRQGTVAECRIIEALAPA from the coding sequence ATCGGCAGCTTCAGCATTGGAGACCTCGCCCGGGCGACAGCCACGAAGGTTGAAACCGTTCGCTACTACGAGCGGACTGGCCTCCTGCCGTCGCCCCCGCGGACAGGCGGGAACTACCGAGCGTACGGTCCCGATCACTTGGCCCGTCTCAGCTTCATCCGGCGCGCCAGAGACTTGGGATTTCCCATCGAGCAGGTGCGCGCGCTGCTCGACCTGGCCGACCAGCGGGACCGCCCCTGTGAGGCGGTGGACGTCATCGCACGGGAACACCTCGCCGAAGTGGACCGAAAACTCGCCGACCTCGCCGCCCTGCGCCGGGAGCTCGATTCCATGATCGGACAGTGCCGCCAGGGAACGGTTGCCGAATGCCGGATCATCGAGGCACTGGCCCCGGCCTGA
- a CDS encoding cation transporter, which translates to MACCNDTCCASTSSPKDLNTPRWRRALWIALVINAGFFVAEIVAGAAAGSASLQADALDFFGDAANYAISLGVAGMVLAWRARAAVVKGWTLLAFALWVLGSTALHAWFGTLPRAEVMGIIGAAALVANGGVALMLYRFRTGDANMRSVWICSRNDAIGNLAVLLAAAGVFGTGTRWPDLVVAVIMGTLGLQGGWQIITQARRELQQPIPALAAAE; encoded by the coding sequence ATGGCCTGTTGCAATGATACCTGCTGCGCGAGCACCAGCAGCCCCAAGGACCTGAACACTCCCCGATGGCGCCGGGCGCTCTGGATCGCTCTGGTCATCAACGCCGGGTTCTTCGTGGCTGAGATCGTGGCGGGTGCCGCCGCTGGATCAGCCTCCCTCCAGGCTGACGCGCTGGATTTCTTTGGAGACGCCGCGAACTACGCCATCAGCCTGGGTGTCGCCGGAATGGTGCTGGCCTGGCGCGCTCGGGCGGCCGTGGTGAAAGGCTGGACCTTGCTCGCCTTCGCCTTGTGGGTGCTCGGCAGCACGGCCTTGCACGCGTGGTTCGGAACGCTTCCGCGGGCCGAAGTGATGGGCATAATAGGAGCCGCCGCCCTCGTGGCCAACGGTGGCGTTGCGCTGATGCTCTACCGCTTCCGCACCGGGGACGCGAACATGCGCTCGGTGTGGATTTGTTCCAGGAATGACGCCATCGGCAATCTGGCAGTGTTACTTGCGGCGGCTGGCGTGTTCGGCACAGGCACCAGATGGCCCGACCTGGTCGTGGCGGTCATCATGGGCACCCTCGGCCTCCAGGGAGGCTGGCAGATAATCACTCAGGCGCGGCGGGAACTCCAGCAGCCAATACCTGCATTGGCAGCGGCCGAGTAG
- a CDS encoding DUF736 domain-containing protein codes for MANIGSFKKSGSEFQGEIVTLSVQTKNVRIVPETNRANDNAPSHRIYVGRAEIGAAWSKRSNEGRDYLSVKLDDPSFNAPIYANLFDDEDGDGYTLIWSRGRKANGD; via the coding sequence ATGGCCAACATCGGTTCCTTCAAGAAGTCCGGCAGCGAGTTCCAGGGCGAGATCGTCACCCTGAGCGTCCAGACCAAGAACGTCCGCATCGTCCCCGAGACCAACCGCGCCAACGACAACGCCCCCAGCCATCGGATCTATGTCGGCCGGGCCGAGATCGGGGCCGCCTGGTCGAAGCGCTCCAACGAAGGCCGCGACTATCTCTCGGTCAAGCTGGACGATCCGAGCTTCAACGCGCCGATCTACGCCAACCTTTTCGACGACGAGGACGGCGACGGCTACACCCTGATCTGGTCCCGCGGCCGCAAGGCCAACGGCGACTAA
- a CDS encoding helix-turn-helix domain-containing protein: MDIRQVFGDNLRRFRTQAGLSQEAVAERMGVDRAYVSSMERGQQNVTLLTLWHTAQALGVKPVDLIHEDFAAAGDSGATEGSPPS; encoded by the coding sequence ATGGATATTCGACAGGTGTTCGGAGACAATCTTCGCCGATTTCGCACGCAAGCCGGCCTCAGCCAAGAGGCCGTCGCTGAACGAATGGGCGTGGACCGGGCGTATGTCAGCAGTATGGAACGCGGCCAGCAGAACGTCACGCTCCTGACGCTATGGCATACGGCGCAGGCGCTCGGAGTAAAGCCTGTTGACCTCATCCACGAAGACTTCGCCGCTGCCGGCGACAGTGGCGCAACTGAAGGTTCGCCGCCGTCATAG